A single region of the Leisingera thetidis genome encodes:
- a CDS encoding carboxypeptidase M32, producing the protein MSAFDELMAFQRETQALGQIAGRLGWDQETVMPRGAAPQRGEEMAAIEAVLHARRSDPRVAEWLEQAEAPDEPGAAQLREIRRSYERTVKVPADLAKKIAQVTSEAQGKWAAARADEDVAAFLPVLEEVVALKREEGQALAAGGDVYDAMVEDYEHGMTGAGIAAIFDAMRPGLVALRAKVLEKPAPEGLRGTFDEAAQMKLTRKIAKVFGYDMAHGRVDKAVHPFSSGSGLDVRITTRTSETDPFNCFYSTIHEVGHGAYEQNIRRDFLLTPLGSGVSMGVHESQSRIYENQIGRSRAFAGWLFEEMKQAFGDFGVADADAFYAAVNAVHKGYIRTEADELQYNLHIMLRFGLERALMSGDLAVKDLEAAWNDRFEADFGYAVDKPSNGCLQDVHWSVGLFGYFPTYSLGNVYAGCLYQALRRDVPGLDAQLAEGDTSGATGWLKENLQQHGGVRTPRETIVHAAGMEPGHEPLLAYLEEKFSLLYDL; encoded by the coding sequence ATGAGCGCATTTGACGAACTGATGGCCTTCCAGCGCGAGACCCAGGCGCTGGGGCAGATTGCGGGCCGGCTGGGCTGGGATCAGGAAACTGTGATGCCGCGCGGGGCGGCGCCGCAGCGGGGCGAGGAGATGGCCGCGATCGAAGCGGTGCTGCACGCCCGCCGCAGCGACCCGCGGGTGGCAGAATGGCTGGAGCAGGCCGAGGCGCCGGATGAGCCAGGCGCTGCCCAGCTGCGCGAAATCCGCCGCAGCTATGAGCGCACCGTCAAGGTGCCCGCGGATCTGGCCAAGAAGATCGCGCAAGTCACCTCGGAGGCGCAAGGCAAATGGGCAGCCGCACGGGCAGATGAGGATGTGGCCGCTTTCCTGCCGGTACTGGAGGAAGTCGTCGCCCTGAAGCGCGAGGAAGGCCAGGCGCTGGCGGCGGGCGGCGACGTCTATGACGCCATGGTCGAGGATTATGAGCACGGCATGACCGGGGCAGGGATCGCGGCGATCTTCGATGCCATGCGCCCGGGACTGGTGGCGCTGCGCGCCAAGGTGCTGGAGAAACCCGCGCCGGAGGGGCTGAGGGGCACCTTTGACGAAGCCGCGCAGATGAAGCTGACACGCAAGATTGCCAAGGTGTTCGGCTATGACATGGCGCATGGCCGCGTCGACAAGGCGGTGCACCCGTTCAGCTCCGGGTCCGGCCTGGATGTTCGGATCACCACGCGGACCAGTGAAACCGACCCGTTCAACTGCTTCTATTCGACCATCCACGAAGTTGGTCACGGCGCTTATGAGCAGAATATCCGCCGCGATTTCCTTCTGACCCCGCTGGGCAGCGGCGTGTCGATGGGCGTGCATGAAAGCCAGAGCCGGATCTACGAAAACCAGATCGGCCGCAGCCGCGCCTTTGCCGGCTGGCTGTTTGAAGAGATGAAGCAGGCTTTTGGTGATTTCGGCGTGGCGGACGCCGATGCGTTTTATGCGGCGGTGAATGCCGTGCATAAGGGCTATATCCGCACCGAAGCGGATGAGTTGCAGTACAACCTGCATATCATGCTGCGCTTCGGCCTGGAGCGGGCGCTGATGAGCGGCGATCTGGCGGTGAAGGATCTGGAGGCCGCCTGGAATGACAGGTTTGAAGCCGACTTCGGCTATGCGGTGGACAAGCCGTCCAATGGCTGCCTGCAGGATGTGCATTGGTCGGTGGGGCTGTTCGGCTATTTCCCCACCTATTCGCTGGGCAACGTCTATGCCGGCTGCCTGTACCAGGCGCTGCGCCGGGATGTGCCGGGGCTGGATGCGCAGCTGGCTGAGGGCGATACCTCAGGCGCAACCGGCTGGCTGAAGGAGAACCTGCAGCAGCACGGCGGGGTGCGCACCCCGCGCGAAACCATCGTTCATGCGGCCGGTATGGAGCCTGGGCACGAGCCGCTGCTGGCCTATCTCGAAGAGAAATTCAGCCTGCTCTATGATCTTTGA
- a CDS encoding DUF6614 family protein, with protein MNLYHCSIDLHHEAKALSFASAVEQWMSYLQERGVVLGWRLLRRKLNLASDNCRDFLLEIEFKDMTQLDQAFRVLGEHDEEVDKLYSHVTALIATAEIGLYRPFPDPERAERMALI; from the coding sequence ATGAACCTGTATCACTGCTCCATTGACCTGCATCACGAAGCCAAGGCGCTCAGCTTCGCCAGCGCGGTTGAGCAATGGATGAGCTACCTGCAGGAGCGCGGCGTCGTGCTGGGCTGGCGCCTGCTGCGGCGCAAATTGAATCTCGCCAGCGACAACTGCCGTGATTTTCTGCTGGAGATCGAATTCAAGGACATGACCCAGCTGGATCAGGCCTTCCGTGTTCTGGGCGAACATGACGAGGAGGTCGATAAACTCTACTCACATGTCACCGCGCTGATCGCCACGGCCGAGATCGGCCTTTACCGCCCCTTCCCGGATCCCGAGCGGGCCGAACGGATGGCATTGATCTGA
- the gyrA gene encoding DNA gyrase subunit A, whose protein sequence is MSDTPETPENMEENLPERPVYDGPTVSIESEMRTSYLDYAMSVIVSRAIPDLRDGLKPVHRRILYAMHESGNTHDKSYRKSARPVGDVMGKYHPHGDSAIYDALVRMAQDFSMSLPLLDGQGNFGSMDGDNPAAMRYTEVRMDKPAAALLADIEKETVDFQDNYDGKDREPTVLPARFPNMLVNGAGGIAVGMATNIPPHNLGEVVDATLALIEDPDLTSEQLIEYIPGPDFPTGAVMLGRSGARKAYLEGRGSVIIRAKTRVEEIRKDRYAIVVDEIPYQVNKAAMIEKIAEQVRDKKIEGVSHVQDESDRNGVRVVVELKRDATPEVVLNQLFRFTPMQTYFGCNMLALNGGRPEQLTLRRFLTSFIDFREDVVARRTAHLLRKARERSHILCGLAVAVTNIDEIVTTIRQSADAAEAREKLMTRRWPAQPILEYIKLIDDPTHTANEDGTYNLSETQARAILELRLQRLTQIGVKEVTDELEELAGKIKEYLEILSSRERIMGIIGDELREVRDNFAVPRRTEIVDWSGDMEDEDLIEREDMVVTVTSGGYIKRTPLADFRSQKRGGKGLSGMQTKEEDVVTTLFVANTHTQLLFFTTDGMVYKLKTWRLPQSGRTGKGKAIVNILPIPPGVSIAAIMPVDVPDEEWENLQVVFATSGGDVRRNRLSDFTNVRRNGKIAMKLPEDGSVQLVNVRICSEDDDVMLFTDSGRAIRFRSTDVRVFNSRESTGVRGIRLSGEDRVVSMSVIRHSKYRPEQRTAYLKMRRAMAGLTDDAETSDEDAVEDPNFSTELYAEMSAAENLILTITSGGSGKLSSSHDYPVRGRGGMGVTAMDKAMRGGEIVASFPVEMDDQIMLATSKGQSIRVPVEGISFRSRSAGGVRVFNTGKGEEVVSVAWIAENGEEEEDS, encoded by the coding sequence GTGAGCGATACGCCGGAAACTCCTGAAAATATGGAAGAAAACCTGCCGGAACGTCCGGTGTACGATGGGCCGACGGTTTCGATCGAGTCCGAGATGCGCACCTCCTATCTGGACTATGCGATGTCCGTCATCGTGAGCCGCGCCATCCCGGACCTGCGGGACGGGCTGAAACCGGTTCACCGGCGCATTCTTTATGCAATGCACGAATCCGGCAACACCCATGACAAGTCCTACCGCAAGTCGGCCCGCCCGGTCGGCGATGTGATGGGTAAATACCACCCGCACGGCGACAGCGCGATCTATGACGCGCTGGTGCGGATGGCGCAGGACTTCTCGATGTCGCTGCCGCTGCTGGACGGCCAGGGCAACTTCGGCTCGATGGACGGCGATAACCCGGCGGCCATGCGCTACACCGAGGTGCGGATGGACAAGCCCGCCGCGGCGCTGCTGGCGGATATCGAAAAAGAGACCGTCGATTTCCAGGACAACTACGACGGCAAGGACCGCGAACCGACGGTACTGCCGGCCCGGTTCCCGAACATGCTGGTCAACGGCGCGGGCGGCATCGCCGTCGGCATGGCCACCAACATCCCGCCGCACAACTTGGGCGAAGTGGTGGACGCCACCCTGGCGCTGATCGAGGATCCGGATCTGACCAGCGAACAGCTGATCGAATACATCCCCGGCCCGGACTTTCCGACCGGCGCTGTGATGCTGGGCCGCTCCGGCGCCCGCAAGGCCTATCTTGAGGGCCGCGGCAGCGTGATCATCCGCGCCAAGACTCGTGTCGAGGAGATCAGGAAAGACCGCTATGCCATTGTCGTGGACGAGATTCCCTATCAGGTGAACAAGGCCGCGATGATCGAGAAGATCGCCGAGCAGGTCCGCGACAAGAAGATCGAGGGCGTCTCCCACGTTCAGGACGAATCGGACCGCAACGGCGTGCGGGTGGTGGTGGAGCTCAAGCGCGACGCAACACCCGAGGTGGTGCTGAACCAGCTGTTCCGCTTTACCCCGATGCAGACCTATTTCGGCTGCAACATGCTGGCGCTGAACGGCGGCCGGCCCGAGCAGCTGACATTGCGCCGGTTCCTGACCTCCTTCATCGACTTCCGCGAGGACGTGGTCGCACGGCGCACTGCGCATCTGCTGCGCAAGGCGCGCGAGCGCAGCCACATCCTGTGCGGCCTGGCGGTTGCGGTCACCAACATCGACGAGATCGTGACCACCATCCGGCAGTCCGCCGACGCGGCTGAAGCGCGCGAGAAGCTGATGACCCGGCGCTGGCCGGCCCAGCCGATCCTTGAATACATCAAGCTGATCGACGATCCGACCCATACCGCCAACGAGGACGGGACCTACAACCTCTCGGAAACCCAGGCCCGCGCCATTCTGGAGCTGCGGCTGCAGCGTCTGACCCAGATCGGCGTCAAGGAAGTCACCGACGAGCTGGAAGAACTGGCAGGCAAGATCAAGGAATACCTTGAGATCCTGTCCTCGCGCGAGCGCATCATGGGCATCATCGGCGACGAGCTGCGCGAAGTGCGCGACAATTTCGCCGTGCCGCGCCGCACCGAGATCGTCGACTGGTCCGGCGACATGGAGGACGAGGACCTGATCGAGCGCGAGGACATGGTGGTGACCGTGACCTCCGGCGGCTATATCAAGCGCACCCCGCTGGCCGACTTCCGCTCGCAGAAGCGCGGCGGCAAGGGGCTGTCGGGCATGCAGACCAAGGAAGAGGATGTGGTGACCACGCTGTTCGTGGCCAATACCCACACCCAGCTTCTGTTCTTCACCACCGACGGCATGGTCTATAAGCTCAAGACCTGGCGCCTGCCGCAGTCGGGCCGCACCGGCAAGGGCAAGGCCATCGTCAATATCCTGCCGATACCGCCAGGCGTCTCCATTGCCGCCATCATGCCGGTCGATGTGCCGGACGAGGAATGGGAAAACCTGCAGGTGGTGTTCGCGACCAGCGGCGGCGACGTGCGCCGCAACCGGCTGTCGGATTTCACCAACGTGCGCCGCAACGGCAAGATTGCCATGAAGCTGCCCGAGGACGGCTCGGTGCAGCTGGTGAACGTGCGGATCTGCTCGGAAGACGACGATGTGATGCTGTTCACTGACTCGGGCCGCGCGATCCGCTTCCGTTCCACTGATGTGCGGGTGTTCAACTCGCGCGAATCCACAGGTGTGCGCGGCATCAGATTGAGCGGCGAGGACAGGGTTGTTTCCATGTCGGTCATCCGGCACTCGAAATACAGGCCTGAACAGCGTACCGCTTACCTCAAGATGCGCCGTGCGATGGCCGGATTGACGGACGATGCCGAAACCTCGGATGAGGACGCCGTTGAGGATCCGAATTTCTCCACCGAGCTTTATGCCGAGATGTCGGCAGCGGAAAACCTGATCCTGACGATCACCTCCGGCGGCTCGGGCAAACTGTCGTCCTCGCATGACTATCCGGTCCGCGGCCGCGGCGGCATGGGTGTGACCGCGATGGACAAGGCGATGCGCGGCGGCGAGATCGTTGCCTCCTTCCCGGTGGAGATGGATGACCAGATCATGCTCGCCACCTCCAAGGGCCAGTCGATCCGGGTGCCGGTGGAGGGGATCTCCTTCCGCTCGCGGTCGGCCGGCGGGGTCCGGGTGTTCAACACCGGCAAAGGCGAGGAAGTGGTCTCGGTTGCCTGGATCGCGGAGAACGGTGAGGAAGAAGAGGACAGCTAA
- a CDS encoding usg protein, with translation MATSETELMLKGYGLTTAEFTYHMPDHIHVLNTFVWQEYDLAPDHPRLFEFIEFWHREIDGPLHSVRFNHRKMIGPGEWRNVVGEFQIH, from the coding sequence ATGGCGACCAGTGAGACCGAGCTGATGCTGAAAGGATACGGGCTGACCACGGCAGAATTCACCTACCATATGCCGGACCATATCCACGTTCTGAATACATTTGTCTGGCAGGAATACGATTTGGCACCGGATCACCCGCGGCTGTTCGAATTCATCGAGTTCTGGCACCGCGAGATCGACGGGCCGCTTCACTCGGTGCGTTTCAATCACCGCAAGATGATCGGCCCGGGCGAATGGCGCAACGTGGTCGGCGAATTCCAGATTCATTAA
- a CDS encoding radical SAM protein, with protein MKDLQKPVANLGKFEDAYVTAEGQERASVPLSHPETLWFNTGTLCNIECSNCYILSSPTNDALVYLTEAEVQSYLDQIADRGWPVREIGFTGGEPFMNPEITAMARAALERGYEVLILTNAMRPMMRKSVQAALLKLRDDFGDGLLTLRISVDHHSRELHDKERGAGSFAKTIEGMEWLRDHGFRIAVAGRTVWGESEAEARAGYAALFASHRFAIDAQNPGQTVLFPEMDETVEVPEITTSCWDILNKAPDSVMCASSRMVVKRKGARNPAVLACTLLPYAPEFELGETLAEAEHPVQLNHPHCAKFCVLGGASCSA; from the coding sequence ATGAAAGACCTGCAAAAACCCGTCGCGAACCTGGGCAAATTTGAAGACGCCTATGTGACGGCCGAGGGTCAGGAGCGCGCTTCGGTTCCGCTCAGCCATCCGGAAACGCTTTGGTTCAATACAGGCACCCTGTGCAACATCGAATGCAGCAACTGCTACATCCTGAGCTCCCCCACCAATGACGCGCTGGTTTATCTGACAGAAGCGGAGGTTCAGAGCTACCTGGACCAGATCGCCGATCGCGGCTGGCCGGTTCGGGAAATCGGGTTTACCGGCGGCGAGCCTTTCATGAATCCCGAAATCACCGCCATGGCGCGGGCCGCATTGGAACGCGGCTATGAGGTGCTGATCCTCACCAACGCGATGCGGCCGATGATGCGCAAGTCAGTGCAGGCGGCGCTGCTGAAGCTGCGGGACGATTTCGGGGACGGGCTGCTGACCCTGCGGATCTCGGTTGACCACCACAGCAGGGAATTGCACGACAAGGAACGCGGTGCGGGCAGTTTTGCCAAGACCATTGAAGGCATGGAATGGCTGCGCGACCACGGCTTCCGCATTGCGGTGGCCGGCCGTACCGTCTGGGGCGAAAGCGAAGCGGAAGCCCGCGCCGGCTATGCCGCTTTGTTTGCCTCCCATCGCTTTGCCATTGACGCACAAAACCCCGGTCAAACCGTATTGTTCCCGGAAATGGACGAAACCGTGGAAGTGCCGGAAATCACAACATCTTGCTGGGATATCCTCAACAAGGCTCCGGACAGTGTGATGTGCGCGTCCTCCCGAATGGTCGTCAAACGCAAAGGTGCAAGGAATCCCGCCGTTCTTGCCTGCACCCTGCTGCCCTATGCTCCGGAATTCGAATTGGGCGAAACCTTGGCTGAGGCCGAACATCCGGTGCAACTGAACCATCCCCATTGCGCCAAGTTCTGCGTTCTCGGAGGGGCCAGCTGCTCAGCCTGA
- the zwf gene encoding glucose-6-phosphate dehydrogenase has protein sequence MVSRVIPVDPFDLVIFGGTGDLAQRKILPALFRRHCAGQLPGGERIIGAARTALSNTEYRTIVAEAVRAHAGLKACGGGALNSFLERVRYVALDAKGEEGWPELATHLRPADEAPVRMFYFSVGPGLFGPLAERLHRHELANPDTRIVVEKPFGRDLETARELNRTLASHFDESQIYRIDHYLGKETVQNLMAVRFGNMLFEPLWNSQYVDHIQITVAETVGVEGREDYYERAGAMRDMMQNHLMQLLCLIAMEPPAKFDPDAVRDEKLKVIRALDPVEPHHIVRGQYQARLDPEAPHPSYRGLVGNPRSTTESYVALKAHISNWRWAGTPFYLRTGKRLVNRSSVINVMFKDAPHSIFGAEAGRHANHLKIRLQPNEGITLSVTIKEPGQGGMRLVDVPLDMSFAEALGPEGGDPPDAYERLIMDVVRGNQTLFMRGDEVEAAWAWTDPVIAGWKSRGDVPKPYESGSTGPGDADLLMRRDGREWRGINP, from the coding sequence ATGGTTTCGCGTGTGATACCGGTCGATCCGTTTGACCTGGTGATTTTCGGCGGTACCGGCGATCTTGCACAGCGCAAGATCCTGCCGGCTTTGTTCCGCCGCCATTGCGCCGGCCAGCTGCCGGGCGGCGAGCGGATCATCGGGGCCGCACGCACGGCACTTTCCAATACGGAGTACCGGACTATCGTCGCCGAAGCGGTGCGCGCGCATGCAGGTCTCAAGGCGTGCGGGGGAGGCGCGCTCAACTCCTTTCTGGAACGGGTCCGCTACGTGGCGCTTGACGCCAAGGGGGAGGAGGGCTGGCCCGAGCTGGCGACTCATCTGCGTCCTGCGGACGAGGCGCCGGTCCGCATGTTCTATTTTTCGGTGGGCCCCGGTCTGTTCGGGCCGCTGGCCGAGCGGCTTCACCGCCATGAGCTGGCCAATCCGGACACCCGGATTGTGGTGGAAAAACCTTTTGGCCGGGATCTGGAAACCGCAAGGGAGCTGAACCGGACGCTCGCCAGCCACTTCGATGAAAGCCAGATCTACCGGATCGATCATTATCTGGGCAAGGAGACGGTGCAGAATTTGATGGCGGTCCGCTTTGGCAACATGCTGTTCGAGCCGCTGTGGAACAGCCAGTATGTCGATCACATCCAGATCACCGTTGCGGAAACGGTCGGCGTCGAGGGGCGCGAGGACTATTACGAGCGCGCGGGCGCCATGCGCGACATGATGCAGAACCACCTGATGCAGCTTCTGTGCCTGATCGCGATGGAGCCGCCGGCCAAGTTCGATCCTGACGCGGTGCGCGACGAAAAGCTGAAAGTCATCCGGGCGCTGGACCCGGTGGAGCCGCATCACATCGTGCGCGGCCAGTATCAGGCGCGGCTGGACCCCGAGGCACCGCATCCCTCCTACCGCGGACTGGTCGGCAACCCGCGCAGCACCACCGAAAGCTATGTGGCGCTGAAGGCGCATATCAGCAACTGGCGGTGGGCGGGCACGCCGTTCTACCTGCGCACCGGCAAGCGGCTGGTGAACCGGTCTTCGGTCATCAACGTGATGTTCAAGGATGCGCCGCATTCAATTTTCGGCGCTGAGGCGGGCCGCCATGCCAACCACCTGAAAATCCGCCTGCAGCCGAATGAGGGCATCACCCTGAGCGTGACCATCAAGGAACCCGGGCAGGGCGGCATGCGGCTGGTCGACGTGCCCTTGGACATGAGCTTTGCCGAGGCGCTGGGACCCGAAGGCGGCGATCCGCCGGACGCTTACGAGCGGCTGATCATGGATGTTGTGCGCGGCAACCAGACGTTGTTTATGAGAGGCGACGAGGTCGAGGCGGCCTGGGCCTGGACGGATCCTGTGATTGCGGGCTGGAAGTCCCGCGGCGATGTGCCTAAACCCTATGAAAGCGGCAGCACCGGACCCGGCGACGCCGATTTGCTGATGCGCCGCGACGGGCGTGAATGGAGAGGGATAAACCCATGA
- the pgl gene encoding 6-phosphogluconolactonase: MKFHEYPDQEMLAIEVANEIAGDLKTHLLHHDTASLAVAGGTTPGLIFDDLCAADIDWDRVHVMATDERWVPADNARSNAAMIRARLLQNRAASAQFLPFHVLNQQPEDVLAELEDQVEPNLPLSVLLLGMGEDMHTASLFPGADGIEAALAPDAPAFTVMRPDSQPEARISLTARVLDAAIAKHLVIFGNAKRQALERAMALPPENAPIQAVLSEVSVHWAP, translated from the coding sequence ATGAAATTCCACGAATACCCTGACCAGGAGATGCTGGCGATAGAAGTGGCAAATGAAATTGCCGGGGATCTGAAGACCCATCTGCTGCATCACGATACAGCGTCCCTGGCGGTTGCGGGCGGCACCACGCCCGGGCTGATCTTTGACGATCTTTGCGCTGCGGATATTGATTGGGACCGGGTGCATGTCATGGCGACTGACGAGCGCTGGGTACCTGCGGACAACGCCCGCTCCAATGCCGCGATGATCCGTGCGCGGCTGCTGCAGAACCGGGCAGCATCGGCGCAGTTCCTGCCGTTCCACGTGCTGAACCAGCAGCCGGAAGATGTGCTGGCGGAACTCGAAGACCAGGTGGAGCCGAACCTGCCCTTGTCGGTTCTGCTTCTTGGCATGGGTGAGGACATGCACACAGCCTCGCTGTTCCCCGGTGCCGATGGGATCGAGGCTGCTCTGGCGCCGGATGCGCCGGCATTCACCGTCATGCGGCCGGACAGCCAGCCCGAAGCGCGGATCAGCCTGACGGCGCGGGTGCTGGACGCCGCAATTGCCAAGCATTTGGTTATTTTTGGCAATGCCAAGCGACAGGCGTTAGAGCGGGCGATGGCGCTGCCGCCGGAAAATGCGCCGATCCAGGCTGTCTTGTCCGAGGTGTCGGTCCATTGGGCACCTTGA